The Gemmatimonas sp. DNA window GGCACTGTTGTTCGAGAAGGCCGATCCGCAGGGACTGTCCGACGCGGCGCTCGACGCGCTGCGACACGAGATTCCGTTCGTGACGTACACTGCGCCCGCCGACGGTCCAGCGCTTTCCGGGGGGATCGACGTATACGAGTGTCTGACGGCACTCGGCGTGGCGGCATCGCGCGGGGCAGCGAAGCGACTGCTTGAACAGGGTGGCGTCAGCATTAACGGTACGAAGCTGTCGGCGGCCGATCGTTTGATCAGCGAAGACCGGCTCCTACGCGGCCGTCATCTGCTGCTCAAGAAGGGCGCGCGCGAATTCGGGTTGGTGCAGGTCCCGTAAGCGCGTCCTGCTGACTGGTCTCCACCCCTCCGAGTACCCAACCGCATGGATAAGTCGAACCTCCCGAGTCGTCATACGACCGTAGGCCCCGAGCGCGCACCCCATCGCTCGTACTACTACGCGATGGGCCTCGACGAAGCACAGATCGCGCAGCCGATCGTCGGTGTCGTCTCCAGCTGGAACGAGGCGGCACCGTGCAACATCTCGCTGCGCCGACAGGCCGAGGCGGCCAAGCGTGGCGTGGCGGCGGCAGGCGGTACGCCGCGGGAGTTCACCACGATCACGGTGACTGACGGCATCGCCATGGGACACGCCGGCATGAAGTCGTCGCTGGTGAGTCGCGAAACGATTGCCGACTCGGTCGAGCTTACGGTTCGCGGCCACACCTACGACGCGCTGGTGGCCATCGGCGGCTGCGACAAGGCGTTGCCCGGCCTCATGATGGCAATGGTGCGCCTCGACGTGCCGTCGGTATTCCTGTACGGCGGCTCGATCATGCCGGGGCGCTATCAGGGACGCGATGTCACGGTGCTCGACGTGTTCGAAGGCGTGGGCAAGCATTCGGCGGGCAAGATGACGTTGGACGAGCTCACCGCACTCGAGAAGGTCGCCTGCCCGGGCGCCGGTTCGTGCGGCGGCCAATATACCGCCAACAGCATGGCCTACGTGTCGGAAGCGATCGGCCTCGCGCTGCCGGGATCGGCCAGTCCGCCAGCGGTGCTGGAGTCACGTGACGTGTACGCCGAACGCGCCGGTGAAGCGGTGATGCGCCTGCTGCGCGATGGTCCGCGCCCGCGCCAGATCGTGACGCGCCGGTCACTCGAGAATGCGGCGGCGGTGGTGGCGGCAACGGGCGGCAGCACGAACGCCACGCTTCATCTGCCGGCGCTGGCGCACGAAGCCGGGATCGCGTTCGACCTGTTCGATGTGGCTGAAGTGTTCGCGCGCACCCCACTCTTGGCCGACCTCAAGCCGGGCGGCAAGTACCTCGCGAAGGACGTGCACGACATCGGCGGTGTGTCGATCATCCTCAAGGCGCTGCTCGATGGCGGATATCTGCACGGCGACTGCATCACGGTGACAGGGCGCACGTTGGCCGAGAACCTGGCCGACGTCATACTGCCTGAGGGGCAAGACGTGGTGATGCCGGTATCGCGCGCGATCTCCATGACCGGCGGTTTGATCGGCATGCGCGGCAACCTCGCGCCCGATGGCGCGATCGTGAAAGTGGCCGGACTGCATACGCGCCTGTTCAGCGGCCCGGCGCGTGTGTTCGACAGCGAGGAAGACGCCTTCGCGGCGGTCACCGAACGCCGCTACGAGGCCGGCGACGTGATCATCATCCGCTACGAAGGCCCGCGCGGCGGACCGGGCATGCGCGAGATGCTGTCCACCACCTCAGCGATTTACGGACAGGATATGGGCGACAAAGTCGCGCTCATTACCGACGGCCGTTTCAGCGGCGCCACGCGCGGGCTGTGCATCGGCCACGTGGGCCCGGAAGCCGCGCTGGGCGGCCCGATCGGCCTGCTACGCGATGGCGACATTATCGACATCGATGCCAACGCCGGCACGATGTCGGTACGGTTGTCCGACGAAGAACTGGCCGCTCGTCGAGCGGTATGGGAGCCGCGGCGGCACAATTTCCAGTCGGGCGCGATCTGGCGCTACGCGCAGACGGTGAGTCCGGCGCGGTACGGCGCCGTGGTGCATCCCGGCGGGGCGGCGGAGACGCACAATTATTTTGAGAGTTAGGGGTGGTCGGCTGACGCCGTAACTGAAAACTCCCTAGTGAGCAGGGGGGAGGGTGTCAGGGGGGAGTACGCAGGTTGACCTGCGCGCCGTTCACCTGCCTCCTCGGTCCTGATACCCTCCTCCCTGCTTACTAGGGAGTTTGCAGTTTGCAGTTTGCAGTTTTCAGTTCTCAGTTTTCAGTTTCCCGTGTGCGTCGGCCGCTCAACGCTCCGCCGACACTACCGCATCCACATGATGCACATGCAGCGTCAACGCGCGTGCGAACGCTACAAAACCGACGGTGCTGGCCAATGCCCGCGCTGCCAAATCACCCACGGCGAGACGCACGACGGGAATGAGGCCTTGCTTCAGCACGTGGCGCACGAGGGCGTGGAGCACGGCGCGGCCGTAGCCCATCCGCCGATGTTGGGGCGACACCAGCACGCGTACACGAGCCAGCCGTCCTTCCGGCGCATCGACGGTGGCCAACGCCACGAGCACGCCGCCCTGAAGGGCGCCAACCCGGTGGGGCGAGTCGACGTTGCCGCCGCCTTCGTTCCACTCCGACGGCGACACATCGTGGCGCAGCATGTCGAGTACATCGCGGCGAGGATCGTACACCAGCATGCCCGCGATCCACGGGACCGGAGTGATCGTGCACTCGTCGAGCAGTGCGACGGCAGCGGGGTCCTCGCTCACGGTCAGTCGCGCGGAACGCAGTTCGATCACCGAGCCTGGCGAAGCCTCGAGGCGCGTGATGGCGATCAGCTCCTGGACTTCAGACGGATCGAGGCCAAGGTCGATCTCGTCCTCGCAGGGCACCGACACCAGGCCGACCGCGTCACGCACGAATGTCCGCACGACCGGCTGGTCGTCGCCGAGTCGCTGGACGGTCGCGACCCGATGTCGCTCGAGAAAGCCAACCGGACATCCGAGCGGCATCGCACAGGACCGCAGCGCGTCCGCCACGCTGCGTGTGGCGAGTGAGGACCGAAGGTCTTTGGAAGAGTTCGACATCGTACTGCAAACATGGCAGGTTCGGACTCAGGGTCCAATAGGCAGCCTTTTAATTGTCAAGAATTTTCAGTACCTGCTCGATCTCGGTGATGGTGTTGTAGCAGTGCGGCGCCAGTCGGATCGCGCCTTCCCGGACCGTATGCGTGATGTGTGCCGCACTAAGCCGCTTGGCCATCGCGCCCAGAGACTCGGAGGCGAACGAAATCACCCCGGCTCGGCGAGCGGGGTCCGCCGGCGTCACCAACCGGACGTCGGGGCGCGACTGCGCCCACTCGACGATCCGCGTGCCAAGTGACGTGATGTGGGCCGACACCGCGTCCACCCCGAGGTCGAGCAGGATCCGCGTCGACGCGTTGGACACCGCAAAGTCGTGATAGGCGAGCGTGACCACCTCAAAGCGCCGCGCATCGTCGAAGAAGTCGTAGTCGTAGTCGGTGAGACGCGTGTAGTCGGTGGACGACTTCATGCACGCCCATCCCACGTCGATCGGATCGATGGCGGTGACCAGCTCGCGCCGCACGTACACGAAGCCGGTGCCCCATGGGCTGAGCTGCCACTTCTGGGCGCCGCTGGCGAAGATGTCGATGGGC harbors:
- the ilvD gene encoding dihydroxy-acid dehydratase, translated to MDKSNLPSRHTTVGPERAPHRSYYYAMGLDEAQIAQPIVGVVSSWNEAAPCNISLRRQAEAAKRGVAAAGGTPREFTTITVTDGIAMGHAGMKSSLVSRETIADSVELTVRGHTYDALVAIGGCDKALPGLMMAMVRLDVPSVFLYGGSIMPGRYQGRDVTVLDVFEGVGKHSAGKMTLDELTALEKVACPGAGSCGGQYTANSMAYVSEAIGLALPGSASPPAVLESRDVYAERAGEAVMRLLRDGPRPRQIVTRRSLENAAAVVAATGGSTNATLHLPALAHEAGIAFDLFDVAEVFARTPLLADLKPGGKYLAKDVHDIGGVSIILKALLDGGYLHGDCITVTGRTLAENLADVILPEGQDVVMPVSRAISMTGGLIGMRGNLAPDGAIVKVAGLHTRLFSGPARVFDSEEDAFAAVTERRYEAGDVIIIRYEGPRGGPGMREMLSTTSAIYGQDMGDKVALITDGRFSGATRGLCIGHVGPEAALGGPIGLLRDGDIIDIDANAGTMSVRLSDEELAARRAVWEPRRHNFQSGAIWRYAQTVSPARYGAVVHPGGAAETHNYFES
- a CDS encoding GNAT family N-acetyltransferase — translated: MSNSSKDLRSSLATRSVADALRSCAMPLGCPVGFLERHRVATVQRLGDDQPVVRTFVRDAVGLVSVPCEDEIDLGLDPSEVQELIAITRLEASPGSVIELRSARLTVSEDPAAVALLDECTITPVPWIAGMLVYDPRRDVLDMLRHDVSPSEWNEGGGNVDSPHRVGALQGGVLVALATVDAPEGRLARVRVLVSPQHRRMGYGRAVLHALVRHVLKQGLIPVVRLAVGDLAARALASTVGFVAFARALTLHVHHVDAVVSAER